The proteins below come from a single Diadema setosum chromosome 21, eeDiaSeto1, whole genome shotgun sequence genomic window:
- the LOC140244535 gene encoding uncharacterized protein, translating into MTAPAALGAPPNESCSASRFSELATAVSTLQSTVMSLLDTQAPPAPQEQPPRDDDIDMEIEELVQQDSGVLGEFSDMVEHQSEPVGAAVSGKLANIVNKLIRLKLKEPALKSKQESYPRPANCEAVATCRVNPEVWHVLKTETRVTDSKLQKVQTLFLTATTPLARAADELLSQNTTHSSRAAKLILDGIALIGAANVELNAKRRDFIRPELSPAFRPLCSEDIAQKPSTFLFGDDLPQKCKELRDTEKLGLSVRNTSLPKRSFRQAYRGAYPRRHPGHPGRYDPYPQRRNDGPSSSSFRPRQHPNFSGRRAPTYRGRPYRDNPRSDK; encoded by the coding sequence ATGACGGCACCAGCGGCGTTGGGCGCACCCCCCAACGAGTCCTGCTCTGCGTCTCGCTTCTCGGAACTCGCTACTGCCGTCTCCACACTGCAGTCCACGGTCATGTCCTTGCTGGACACCCAAGCCCCTCCAGCTCCGCAAGAGCAACCACCCCGTGACGACGATATCGACATGGAAATTGAAGAGCTGGTTCAGCAGGACAGCGGGGTTCTCGGCGAGTTCTCTGATATGGTGGAACACCAGAGCGAACCCGTGGGAGCAGCAGTAAGCGGCAAGCTCGCTAACATTGTGAACAAGCTCATTCGGCTGAAACTTAAAGAACCCGCTCTGAAATCTAAGCAGGAGTCATATCCAAGGCCTGCCAACTGTGAGGCCGTTGCCACTTGCAGAGTTAACCCAGAAGTATGGCACGTATTAAAAACCGAAACACGAGTGACAGATTCGAAGCTACAAAAGGTGCAGACCCTTTTTTTGACGGCAACGACGCCCCTTGCGCGAGCAGCGGACGAGCTGCTATCGCAAAATACAACCCATTCCTCCCGGGCGGCCAAACTCATTCTCGACGGTATCGCCCTAATCGGAGCAGCAAACGTCGAGCTGAATGCGAAACGCAGGGACTTCATCCGACCCGAACTCAGCCCGGCGTTCCGCCCGCTGTGTTCCGAAGATATAGCGCAGAAACCATCCACGTTTCTGTTCGGGGACGACCTCCCACAAAAGTGTAAAGAACTTCGCGACACTGAGAAGCTGGGACTGAGTGTTCGCAACACCAGTCTCCCTAAGAGGAGCTTCAGGCAGGCGTATAGGGGCGCCTACCCGAGGAGACACCCCGGGCACCCCGGACGATACGATCCGTACCCGCAACGGAGGAACGACGGTCCCTCCTCTTCGAGTTTTCGACCCAGGCAGCACCCAAACTTCAGCGGCCGACGGGCGCCGACATATCGCGGCCGTCCATACAGAGACAACCCGAGGTCGGACAAGTAA